The following are from one region of the Candidatus Peregrinibacteria bacterium genome:
- a CDS encoding F0F1 ATP synthase subunit A produces MALSNLEIHIAPKTLFEISPGIPITNTIVTMWIVMAILIAISLILRKNLKYLPSGFQNFTEWVFSGLENYMVKVGGAQAKQHFVPFITFFLTILFSNWLGLALGMVAEESGFLRAPTSDLNSTIAFAAIAFVYFEYQGIKAHGFFGYLGHFVNLKALFTKKGMGLIEFFTGLLHIISEVVRPVALSLRLFGNIFGGEIVLMVAFLLVKGVIPIPFMLIEFIVGFIQAFVFATLFLVFTNLNTLHTESDHS; encoded by the coding sequence ATGGCATTATCTAATCTCGAGATTCATATCGCTCCCAAGACCCTTTTCGAAATTTCACCCGGAATTCCGATAACGAATACAATTGTTACGATGTGGATTGTCATGGCCATTCTCATTGCCATTTCCCTCATTCTGAGGAAAAACCTGAAATATCTTCCCAGTGGATTCCAAAATTTTACTGAATGGGTTTTTTCTGGGCTAGAAAATTATATGGTGAAGGTTGGAGGAGCTCAAGCAAAGCAGCATTTTGTGCCGTTTATCACCTTTTTTCTCACCATACTTTTTTCCAATTGGTTGGGACTTGCACTCGGAATGGTAGCAGAAGAGAGTGGTTTTTTGAGAGCTCCCACAAGTGACCTCAATTCTACGATTGCATTCGCGGCCATTGCGTTTGTCTATTTTGAATATCAAGGGATAAAGGCTCATGGATTTTTTGGGTATCTCGGACATTTTGTAAATCTGAAGGCGCTCTTTACAAAAAAAGGGATGGGGCTTATTGAATTTTTCACTGGACTTCTCCATATTATTTCTGAAGTGGTAAGACCAGTAGCGCTTTCTCTTCGTCTCTTTGGAAATATTTTTGGAGGGGAGATTGTGCTCATGGTAGCATTTCTCCTGGTGAAAGGTGTTATTCCTATTCCGTTTATGCTCATAGAATTTATTGTCGGATTTATCCAGGCTTTCGTGTTTGCTACCCTATTTTTGGTATTTACCAATCTGAATACTCTTCATACTGAATCTGACCATTCATAA
- a CDS encoding ATP synthase F0 subunit C encodes MIPASLSMAIGIAAPAVAIAFIGSRAMDATARQPEAASKIQINMVLAIVFAEGLGILNFVLALLELNKK; translated from the coding sequence ATGATACCTGCATCTCTTTCTATGGCCATCGGTATTGCTGCGCCTGCCGTTGCTATTGCATTCATCGGCTCTCGAGCTATGGACGCTACTGCTCGCCAGCCAGAAGCGGCTTCAAAAATTCAAATCAACATGGTTTTGGCAATTGTATTTGCCGAAGGACTCGGAATTCTCAATTTCGTTCTTGCTCTTCTTGAACTTAATAAGAAATAA